A stretch of the Rosa rugosa chromosome 5, drRosRugo1.1, whole genome shotgun sequence genome encodes the following:
- the LOC133710935 gene encoding uncharacterized protein LOC133710935, which produces MVSLEVVQTTSRSIEPSSSPRISFSTDFLDENDFITISPNAHGELQDRKMECDQKARNADFEFLSNNVSSHAMLTADELFFEGKLLPFWQKQHAERLNKIRLKTKDDEISEEEEEVVNKEESRGNWFVDDDPSPRPPKCTVLWKELLRLKKQRASTLSPSSSSSSSSSSNSFADVATADQEKEPMGNKEKYMKRIKKGLERTRSASIRIRPMINVPICTQMKNSALPPLFPLRKGRLGR; this is translated from the coding sequence atggTATCCCTGGAAGTTGTTCAGACAACCTCTAGATCCATCGAGCCATCCTCGAGTCCCCGGATTTCTTTCTCTACCGATTTCCTCGACGAAAATGACTTCATCACTATTAGCCCAAATGCTCACGGTGAACTTCAAGACAGGAAAATGGAGTGTGATCAGAAGGCAAGAAATGCAGACTTTGAGTTTCTCTCAAACAATGTGAGTAGTCATGCCATGTTAACTGCAGATGAGCTCTTCTTTGAAGGAAAGCTCCTTCCCTTTTGGCAAAAGCAGCATGCCGAAAGGCTCAACAAGATTCGTCTTAAAACAAAGGACGATGAGATAagcgaggaagaggaagaggtagTGAACAAGGAGGAAAGTAGAGGAAACTGGTTTGTCGATGATGACCCATCTCCAAGGCCACCGAAGTGCACTGTTTTATGGAAAGAGTTACTCAGGTTGAAGAAGCAACGTGCTTCAACTCTCTCACCCTCCTCTTCATCCtcgtcttcatcatcttcaaacTCGTTTGCTGATGTAGCCACAGCAGATCAAGAGAAGGAGCCGATGGGAAACAAAGAGAAGTACATGAAGAGGATAAAGAAAGGCTTAGAGAGAACACGATCAGCCAGCATAAGAATAAGGCCAATGATTAATGTGCCGATTTGCACACAGATGAAGAACAGTGCCTTACCACCTCTGTTTCCTCTCAGAAAAGGAAGACTAGGTAGGTGA